A window from Zingiber officinale cultivar Zhangliang chromosome 7A, Zo_v1.1, whole genome shotgun sequence encodes these proteins:
- the LOC122002678 gene encoding uncharacterized protein LOC122002678 — translation MVFRSSLAFLKRGVPPPSSPHRCFRSQAALDALRPPSITAGDSSSPSESAIRSHLVLYNYPSFSGAFAALFAHLFHSRLRLPFLVLPFSSVEPFRVEDFEARAFETCYLLDFVGPKRFAIELSHIVPRVIAFDHREISLGTTLHERERPDNLELHIDTEKCSARSVYDYFSKKFCERNSSQDDAENLLNQEQEERVASVLSYIEDAALCQWRMPDTKAFDIGLRDERAKLNCITNPYVFQQLLQLNSADLIAKGNLYTRSREDAASKLLEKALKIQLGRGFYGECLAVRADGNEDLSHEICIELSRRSAAAGLRPIGAAVFMKQRNLKMCLRTTDPTVDTSEIAKAYGGGGKRSSSSFIIRMDEYNCWSAANS, via the exons ATGGTTTTCCGATCATCTCTTGCCTTTCTGAAGCGAGGCGTTCCACCGCCCTCGTCCCCTCACCGATGTTTTCGTTCGCAAGCCGCATTGGATGCCCTCCGACCACCTTCTATAACCGCCGGCGACTCTTCATCACCCTCGGAATCCGCCATCCGATCCCACCTCGTCCTATACAACTATCCATCTTTTTCCGGTGCTTTCGCCGCCCTATTTGCCCACTTATTTCACTCGCGCCTTCGCCTACCGTTCCTCGTCCTGCCTTTCTCCTCTGTCGAGCCTTTTAG aGTGGAAGACTTCGAGGCCAGAGCTTTCGAGACGTGTTACCTCCTCGATTTCGTCGGGCCCAAACGCTTTGCGATAGAGCTGTCGCATATCGTTCCTAG AGTTATAGCTTTTGATCACCGGGAGATTTCTCTGGGAACGACTTTACATGAAAGAGAGCGTCCCGACAATCTGGAACTTCACATTGACACTGAGAAATGCAGCGCCCGTTCTGTTTACGATTACTTCTCCAAAAAGTTCTGTGAGAGGAACTCTTCTCAG GATGATGCCGAAAACTTATTGAATCAAGAACAGGAAGAACGTGTTGCATCAGTCTTAAGTTATATAGAAGATGCTGCTCTTTGCCAGTGGAGGATGCCTGATACCAAAGCATTCGACATTGGACTTAGGGATGAGCGTGCAAAACTGAATTGTATCACCAATCCGTATGTGTTTCAGCAG cTCCTACAGCTTAATTCTGCAGATTTGATTGCCAAGGGAAATTTGTATACTCGGTCACGTGAAGATGCAGCCAGTAAGTTGCTGGAAAAGGCTTTAAAGATTCAGTTGGGAAGAGGATTTTATGGAGAGTGCCTG GCTGTACGGGCTGATGGAAATGAAGATCTAAGTCATGAAATCTGTATTGAGCTTAGTAGAAGAAGTGCAGCAGCTGGTTTAAG GCCAATAGGAGCTGCAGTGTTCATGAAACAGAGGAACTTGAAAATGTGTTTGAGGACTACTGACCCTACCGTTGATACCTCAGAGATAGCTAAG GCATATGGTGGAGGCGGCAAACGTAGTTCAAGCTCCTTCATTATAAGAATGGATGAGTACAACTGTTGGTCTGCAGCAAATTCATGA